In one window of Epinephelus fuscoguttatus linkage group LG20, E.fuscoguttatus.final_Chr_v1 DNA:
- the ghdc gene encoding GH3 domain-containing protein, with product MAFSLFRVAVPLCLAVLSVAVAIIWQNQAMSRPLPTALGVVCLAGMALLWRDISSKMRGEKRTLSSLLSQYLAVKGVGWLGRRQRRKLEADTLNVKQVQEETLLKRLSKNANTCYGRQYDFNSIKDSGSFQARHPITTYEHYRELISRIAAGEEKVIIAEKPLILAMTSGTSGASAMLLSTKDTNTEFFLQGVTVCLDAMGRAFPETDSLQRTTKFFYSPTFRQSEAGIPIGPNSSTPASSRHMLNLYTTPAPAFEVPSEKDTLYLHLLFALKDPSVGTLESNFASTVFYAFSALQDRWQELVEDIERGKVSSALALEPKVRSTLEALIKPDPERAAQLRAHFQDGFRGIAKRVWPHLHLVLAVDSGSNQIYGEMLRESYCQGVPFYSPFYAATEGLIGVNLWPQDPNRRYLLCPRSMFCEFLPESSLEEETPQTVLMEEVKEGQNYELVITNASGLFRYRIGDIVKVVGFHNQCPIVEFQYRRGQMLSVRGEKVSEALFLASLKKAVAQWPGAQLVDYCCAESGIMGDSIGGSDPHYQVFIELKGVRNLTEEQRYKLDICLQQDSAVYKSFRIKGSIGPMRVQLVAEGAFGELRKDMMAFSNTSPNTFKMHRVLRRKEYADFLLGKTIS from the exons ATGGCTTTCAGTTTGTTTCGCGTTGCCGTGCCGCTTTGTTTGGCGGTTTTATCGGTTGCCGTCGCCATCATTTGGCAAAATCAGG CGATGTCGCGTCCTCTGCCCACCGCCCTCGGTGTGGTCTGTCTGGCCGGGATGGCGCTGCTCTGGAGGGACATTAGCTCCAAGATGAGAGGTGAGAAGCGGACACTGAGCAGTCTGCTCAGTCAGTATCTGGCCGTGAAAGGTGTGGGCTGGCTGGGCAGGCGGCAGAGGAGGAAACTTGAAGCCGATACTCTGAATGTGAAGCAGGTCCAGGAGGAGACGCTGCTGAAGCGCCTGAGTAAAAACGCAAACACATGTTATGGAAGACAGTACGACTTCAACTCCATTAAAG ACAGCGGCAGCTTCCAGGCGCGTCACCCCATCACCACATATGAGCACTATCGTGAGCTCATCAGTCGCATCGCTGCAGGAGAGGAGAAGGTGATCATTGCTGAGAAGCCGCTGATCCTGGCCATGACCTCTGGGACCTCAGGAGCCAGCGCCATGCTGCTCAGCACCAAGGACACCAACACTGAGTTCTTCCTGCAG GGAGTGACCGTGTGTTTGGATGCCATGGGAAGAGCATTTCCAGAGACCGACAGCCTCCAGCGCACCACCAAGTTCTTCTACTCGCCTACTTTTCGCCAGTCTGAGGCCGGGATTCCCATCGGACCAAACTCCTCCACACCAGCCTCCTCACGCCACATGCTCAACCTCTACACCACCCCAGCACCCGCCTTTGAG GTCCCTAGTGAGAAGGACACCCTCTACCTGCACCTGCTGTTTGCTCTCAAAGACCCCAGTGTGGGAACGCTGGAGTCCAACTTTGCATCTACAGTCTTCTATGCTTTCAGTGCTTTACAG GATCGCTGGCAGGAGCTCGTGGAGGACATTGAACGAGGGAAGGTCAGCAGCGCTCTGGCTCTGGAGCCCAAAGTGAGGTCCACACTCGAGGCTCTGATTAAGCCGGACCCAGAGAGGGCCGCTCAGCTCCGGGCCCACTTCCAGGACGGCTTCCGTGGGATTGCCAAGCGTGTGTGGCCTCACCTTCACCTGGTGCTGGCAGTGGACTCGGGCTCCAATCAGATCTATGGGGAAATGTTGAGGGAGAGCTACTGCCAGGGAGTGCCTTTCTATTCGCCTTTCTACGCTGCGACTGAAG GTTTAATAGGGGTGAACCTTTGGCCCCAGGACCCAAACAGACGCTATCTGCTGTGTCCTCGTTCGATGTTCTGCGAGTTCCTGCCGGAGAGCAGCCTGGAGGAGGAGACGCCTCAAACGGTGCtgatggaggaggtgaaggagggaCAAAACTATGAGCTCGTTATCACAAACGCTTCAGGACTCTTCAG ATATCGCATCGGAGACATTGTGAAAGTAGTTGGGTTCCACAACCAGTGTCCCATCGTTGAGTTTCAGTACAG ACGGGGTCAGATGTTGAGCGTCCGAGGGGAGAAAGTGTCTGAGGCGTTGTTCCTCGCTTCTCTGAAGAAAGCTGTTGCTCAGTGGCCGGGAGCTCAGCTGGTCGACTACTGCTGCGCTGAGAGTGGTATCATGG GAGACTCGATAGGTGGCTCTGATCCTCATTACCAGGTCTTCATAGAGCTGAAAGGTGTGAGAAACCTCACAGAGGAACAGCGATACAAG CTGGACATTTGTCTCCAGCAGGACTCGGCTGTCTACAAGTCTTTTCGTATCAAAGGCAGCATCGGACCAATGAGGGTGCAGCTGGTGGCGGAGGGTGCGTTTGGCGAGCTCCGCAAGGACATGATGGCTTTCTCAAACACCTCACCCAACACCTTCAAAATGCACCGAGTGCTGCGCAGGAAAGAGTACGCTGACTTCCTTTTGGGAAAAACCATCTCCTGA
- the LOC125880716 gene encoding FERM domain-containing protein 6-like isoform X2 has protein sequence MRTTQKRQVCVLLPNKQHLDCTVMVRSRGHEVLDSVLKQLGVSELQVLGLAVLRDNEYLFLDLEQKLSKYFGKTWSRGSLMVPFILFLRVQYYVESGRLIFSSRVQQLYYAELRQTVLRSQSRHQEALFFQLAASALQAEVGDLQPRAEGHDEEEGEERGRRRKHRHYFLPEDYFPSWLIKRRGRDFLLQHCPVLHTELKGVTRSQAILQFIREAVSLQDGPVTFYRMRQEKREVRSSILLGVTLRGVHVYQEVEGKQCLLYDFSWSNIERLTFQGSRFEITAVGSLCLSKLVYYTPSAFHSRHILRHLTDSHRLYISTRDAVSYIQQLEDMQVSHSYREAYICDTTRLAHRLRSNSLTSSMSDCSIAVETAATWSKEEEEEEEEEEEEEVTEFELCVDEPEELFVDDSAEVLWLSELSVDGPLMLPSSYWAAVAMEMKQVLRRRADEEVSVD, from the exons ATGAGGACGACACAGAAGCGTCAAGTGTGTGTCCTCCTACCGAACAAGCAGCACTTGGACTGCACTGTTATG GTTAGATCCAGAGGCCACGAGGTGTTGGACAGTGTGTTGAAGCAGCTCGGTGTCAGTGAGCTCCAAGTCTTGGGTCTGGCTGTCCTCAGAG ATAATGAATACCTCTTTCTTGATTTGGAGCAAAAGCTGAGCAAGTACTTTGGTAAAACTTGGAGCAGAGGATCCTTAATG GTGCCATTCATCCTGTTTCTGAGAGTGCAGTATTATGTAGAGAGTGGGCGGCTGATATT cagcagcagagtgcaGCAGCTCTACTACGCTGAGCTGAGGCAGACGGTGCTGCGCTCACAGAGCCGCCATCAGGAAGCTTTGTTCTTCCAGCTGGCAGCTTCTGCTCTACAGGCTGAAGTCGGAGATCTGCAGCCAAGAGCAGAGGGgcatgatgaagaggagggagaagagagaggacGGAGGAGAAAACACAGACATTACTTTCTTCCTGAGGATTACTTCCCCTCTTGG CTGATAAAGCGTCGTGGGCGAGACTTCCTGCTCCAGCACTGCCCGGTGTtacacactgagctgaaaggTGTGACGCGCAGTCAGGCTATCCTGCAGTTTATAAGAGAGGCCGTCAGCCTGCAGGACGGACCAGTCACCTTCTACAGGATGAGACAG GAAAAAAGAGAGGTGAGAAGTTCAATCCTTCTGGGTGTGACGCTGAGAGGAGTCCATGTCTATCAG gaggtggaggggaaacAGTGCCTGTTGTATGATTTTTCCTGGAGCAACATCGAGCGCCTCACCTTCCAG GGCAGCAGGTTTGAAATCACTGCAGTGGGCTCTCTGTGCCTCTCTAAGCTGGTGTATTACACTCCGTCAGCCTTCCACTCCAGACACATCCTGAGGCACCTCACTGACAGTCACCGGCTCTACATCAGCACCAGAGATGCAGTCAGCTACATCCAACAGCTGGAGGACATGCAGG TCAGTCACTCCTATAGAGAGGCCTACATCTGTGACACAACACGTCTAGCACACAGACTCCGGAGCAACAGCCTCACGTCCTCCATGTCTGACTGCAGCATTGCAGTCGAAACAGCAGCAACCTGGtccaaagaggaggaggaggaggaggaggaggaggaggaagaggaggtcaCAG AGTTTGAGCTTTGTGTGGACGAACCCGAAGAGTTATTTGTCGACGACTCAGCCGAGGTGTTGTGGCTGTCTGAGCTGTCTGTCGATGGACCTTTGATGTTACCCTCCTCTTACTGGGCAG CTGTCGCCATGGAAATGAAACAG GTTCTGAGGAGGAGGGCTGATGAAGAGGTTTCTGTGGACTGA
- the LOC125880716 gene encoding FERM domain-containing protein 6-like isoform X1 encodes MRTTQKRQVCVLLPNKQHLDCTVMVRSRGHEVLDSVLKQLGVSELQVLGLAVLRDNEYLFLDLEQKLSKYFGKTWSRGSLMVPFILFLRVQYYVESGRLIFSSRVQQLYYAELRQTVLRSQSRHQEALFFQLAASALQAEVGDLQPRAEGHDEEEGEERGRRRKHRHYFLPEDYFPSWLIKRRGRDFLLQHCPVLHTELKGVTRSQAILQFIREAVSLQDGPVTFYRMRQEKREVRSSILLGVTLRGVHVYQEVEGKQCLLYDFSWSNIERLTFQGSRFEITAVGSLCLSKLVYYTPSAFHSRHILRHLTDSHRLYISTRDAVSYIQQLEDMQVSHSYREAYICDTTRLAHRLRSNSLTSSMSDCSIAVETAATWSKEEEEEEEEEEEEEVTAEFELCVDEPEELFVDDSAEVLWLSELSVDGPLMLPSSYWAAVAMEMKQVLRRRADEEVSVD; translated from the exons ATGAGGACGACACAGAAGCGTCAAGTGTGTGTCCTCCTACCGAACAAGCAGCACTTGGACTGCACTGTTATG GTTAGATCCAGAGGCCACGAGGTGTTGGACAGTGTGTTGAAGCAGCTCGGTGTCAGTGAGCTCCAAGTCTTGGGTCTGGCTGTCCTCAGAG ATAATGAATACCTCTTTCTTGATTTGGAGCAAAAGCTGAGCAAGTACTTTGGTAAAACTTGGAGCAGAGGATCCTTAATG GTGCCATTCATCCTGTTTCTGAGAGTGCAGTATTATGTAGAGAGTGGGCGGCTGATATT cagcagcagagtgcaGCAGCTCTACTACGCTGAGCTGAGGCAGACGGTGCTGCGCTCACAGAGCCGCCATCAGGAAGCTTTGTTCTTCCAGCTGGCAGCTTCTGCTCTACAGGCTGAAGTCGGAGATCTGCAGCCAAGAGCAGAGGGgcatgatgaagaggagggagaagagagaggacGGAGGAGAAAACACAGACATTACTTTCTTCCTGAGGATTACTTCCCCTCTTGG CTGATAAAGCGTCGTGGGCGAGACTTCCTGCTCCAGCACTGCCCGGTGTtacacactgagctgaaaggTGTGACGCGCAGTCAGGCTATCCTGCAGTTTATAAGAGAGGCCGTCAGCCTGCAGGACGGACCAGTCACCTTCTACAGGATGAGACAG GAAAAAAGAGAGGTGAGAAGTTCAATCCTTCTGGGTGTGACGCTGAGAGGAGTCCATGTCTATCAG gaggtggaggggaaacAGTGCCTGTTGTATGATTTTTCCTGGAGCAACATCGAGCGCCTCACCTTCCAG GGCAGCAGGTTTGAAATCACTGCAGTGGGCTCTCTGTGCCTCTCTAAGCTGGTGTATTACACTCCGTCAGCCTTCCACTCCAGACACATCCTGAGGCACCTCACTGACAGTCACCGGCTCTACATCAGCACCAGAGATGCAGTCAGCTACATCCAACAGCTGGAGGACATGCAGG TCAGTCACTCCTATAGAGAGGCCTACATCTGTGACACAACACGTCTAGCACACAGACTCCGGAGCAACAGCCTCACGTCCTCCATGTCTGACTGCAGCATTGCAGTCGAAACAGCAGCAACCTGGtccaaagaggaggaggaggaggaggaggaggaggaggaagaggaggtcaCAG CAGAGTTTGAGCTTTGTGTGGACGAACCCGAAGAGTTATTTGTCGACGACTCAGCCGAGGTGTTGTGGCTGTCTGAGCTGTCTGTCGATGGACCTTTGATGTTACCCTCCTCTTACTGGGCAG CTGTCGCCATGGAAATGAAACAG GTTCTGAGGAGGAGGGCTGATGAAGAGGTTTCTGTGGACTGA